The window GTCGGAACATTTTCCAAATGCTCCCGGCGGGAAAATAAATTATCTTCATCCATTATATAGCGCTTCGTATTTACCAAATCAGCATTATCGACCCGCATCTCCTCGTTCTGCTTCGTGAACATCGCGTTCCGCATAAAATATCCAGACTCCTGGAAATCCCGCTTCGATCCGAACCCGATAATGCTGTTCAAATATTTCCCAGGCAACACCATTCGCAAATACTCCTCACGGTTAAACGGCTTGCCATCATTATCATCATCAAATAAATACTGGCGCAACTCGGGACCCGTTTTCTCAAAAATATAACGGACCCTCCCCAAAATCGGATAGTTCCGCAAAATGGCATGCTGTTTCTGCATCCGATCATAATAATAAAGAAAAATAGCCGTCAAAATCGGCAAGATGATCAGGAAAATCACCAACAACGCCGATGTCATTGAAATACTCTCAAACCAACTCAACGCTACACCCCGCTTCATCGTTTTACTCCTTGTTTTACCCAACCGCCTGCTAAGTTAACCGTGTCGGTAGGAATTTAGAGGTGGAGGGAGTTTGGGGGGGTACGTTGCGTGGTGGAGAAGATGTGTTTTGGGGTTTGGGGAGAACGTTTGGAAGGGTGGACGAACGTTTCGAGGTTCGAGGAGTACGTTGTGAGGCGAAGGGATTTTGTTGCGAGATTCATTGGAAACGTTGTGAAGCCGGGGATGTTCGTTTAGAAAGTAGACGAATACATTGTGAGGGGGGTCCGAAGCATTTCGAGGTTTGCTGGTATCATCGTGAGCTTGGGAAGGATCGTTAAAAGGTTAATTATGATTTGGGTCATTTCTCATTCTCATTGCTATCTAAACGTCAAAAGGAGCCCTCTCAGTAATAAGGGCCCCGATATGATTTTAGCGTTTTCCCTCTACACAATAGAGAGTGATTGGACTTCCATCTGTCCATTTTCCATCGGTTACAGTCAGCAGCTTGATACCACCTTTAACTGGATAGGATTGGACAACATAATCTCTTCCATTATCCGCATTGACTAAGGTGAAACCGTATGGACGGACTTCCCATGTACCAGTCAAGTTTCCTTTTCGTTCTACAGTATGGGCTAGGGGTGCTTATTCAAGAATATGAGAGAGGTATTTTCCTGTAATCCTTTGAAAATGAACTGTTTATTACCAATAGAGAGAAAAGAATCTTTGCAGTCTTTGTCCTATTTTAGCGAAGTATGCGGCGACTTTTTCATTCAATTATAGCAGGAGTTTTCATTATTTTTATATAGTTAATTCACATTTCCATCAAACGTGCTTTTTCTCTATTACAAAATATCGTTTAGTTACAGGTGGTTTTTTAATTCTTCTAAGGGGAAAATAATAAGAAGAGTATTGACCACTTTAAGAAGGAGGAAATCCATTGAATTTCCCTATCGAATCGTATTCATTTCAAATCACACCAATTTTCCGTCATATCCAACTGTCCGTGGAAGTCGCCGGGGCTTATTTGCATCAAGGTGACACAAAGGAGACATTGCAATTTTACAGCAGCGAAACGGCATTCCGGCAAGGTGAACCGTATTTTGGCGCGATCCAATACGAGGGCAGCAATGACTACGACAAAAAAGAGCCCTCCCTTGTCAGTTGGCGCTTCAAACGCGCCAACCTACCGGGAGAGCTGAAGCAAGAGCTGGAAATAATTGAAGCGTTTCGAAAAGACACGAATTCAGGTCCCCCAGTCGATCCGGAGGCAGAATCGATTGCCTTCAAATTCGATCGCTTCAATCTGGCCGCCAAGGCAACGATCAAAGAAATCCGGAACGCTCTCGAAACTTATCTATTCACCACCCATCTGGAAGAAAACGAAATCTGACAACTTAACGATCCAAGCGAACAATATCAGTCAAATCATTCGGAATGCCTGCCAACAAATCCCGAATGAGCCTTGCGCCGAGCATACTGTACACCGTGCCGTTCCCACCCAGGCCGATCAAGTACAGCAAACGGGGAAATTTCGGATGCCTGCCTATCAGAGGCAGGTTATCCGTCGACTCCCCAAACATGGCTGCCCATATATGATCGATTTCTATCGGCATCTCCGGGAATAGGTCCTCCAGCTTCCTCTTTAGTTGCTCCCCCTTGGAATGAAGGACCGATCGATTATGTAGCAGACTTGATATTTCTTCGTCCAAACCTCCGATGATGATTCGGTCATCTTCTGTCAGACGCGTATAGAGATAGGGCCGTTCCGTCTCCCAAATCATCATTCGCTCTTTCCATGTCGACACGTCTTCCATCGGTTTCGTAGCCATTGCAAATGTTCGGTTCAATTTTTCCTTTCCATGGTCTAAACAGGGGAAGGTAGTATAGCCAGTCGTGAAAACAACTTTTCCCGCACGCATCTCTCCGTTCGTTGTCTCCAACCTCACTTCCTCCTTCGGCGAATGAATCTCTAAGACTCTAGTGTTCTCATAAATATGTACTCCCTGCTCCTCCGCATAACGAACCGCCCCCCGACAGAGCCGCAATGGATTCACCTCGGCATCCCCGTGTGTGATGATCGCTCCCGCCTTCGAAAAAGGAAAGGCTGATTCCACCTCTGCCGGTGTCCAATACTCCGCAGAAAACCCATACTGCCGCAATGCTTGCCATTCTTTCCGCAGGCGAGGGACATCATCCTCCGTACTGGCATAGTAAAGACTACTTCTACTTCGGAATTGCACATCCAACGGCAAGCTTGCCGCCACTATTTCCAATTGCCCAATTGCAGCCTCACACGCTTTATAAAAACGGACAGCCGGGTCGTTCCCGATCTGCTCCATCAATTCGTGCAGCATGATGTCATTCGAATATTGCAGGAGTCCCGTGTTAGCAGATGTGCTTCCGTGTCCGATCTCCTTTTCTTCGATCAGAGCGACTTGTAAACCCTCTTGGGAAAGTATGTATGCACAAAGCGCCCCAGATATCCCACCTCCGACTATGGCTATATCATAATATGCAGCTGGTACAGGTTGACGGAAAGGAGGCAATCCCTTCTCAACAGTTGTCCGCCAATATAAAGAACCCATATGAAAATCCATCCTACTCACTCCTTTGTTGAAAAATACCCGAAGTGAACAAAGAAGAAACGGGAGCGATGCAGTGGATTTTCATTGGGTTGACTCCTGTTCAATGGAAACGATTCATTGCTCTTTCTTCAACTTCTCGATCCTTTCAAGATAGTCATCAATCTTTTGGTTGATTCTATTTACTTCATCATCGATCAATTGGCGTTTCTCCACCTTTTTCTCTTCCAGCATCTCATTGTAGAATTCCTTCTGCTCGTCTATAAGGCGGTTCAGTTCTTCCGCGGTCTGACCATCAATCAATTCCTCTTGGCTCAGCAATTTGACCGCACCCAAGAAACGGACATGTTCGACTCTCACGGCATCCCTTGCCTTCTCTGCATAATCCGAAACTGTCTGGATCGCCATCGTTTTAGGCCAGGCGTCCGCCTTTTCATACATCAGGCCAACAAGATCGAGATTGGTCGGGAGCCATAATTTAGTAATCTGTGTTGTCATTTCTTCCAGATTATCCGCCGCCATGTACGCGCCGTTCCCCGCTTCTGCTACGGCCTTTAGCTGCGATTCCGCTTTGCTGTCCACTTGGAACCCGATGACATTGATATGTCGGTCAGGATTTCCCTCCGCCATCTTCCGAGCTTCTTCGACCGGGTCACCCCCGCAAGTTTCCTCTCCATCACTGACAATGTAGACCGTCAAGTCTTCGGATGTCTTTTCATGGTCCAGGCCCACTTGTTTGATGGCCCCGGCAAGCGGCGTCCAGCCTCGGGCCTGCACTTCCTTCACCGCCGCATTGAAGGCCTTCTGATCGTATTCACCAAGCAAATACACTTCATCGATCGTGCTGCAGGAGAGCTGCTCATCCGAGCGGTTTTGGGAACCCGCATGGCCATAAATGTACAAGGAAACTTTACTTTCCTGCCCCATCGTCTTGGCGAAGCTGCGGACCGCCGCCTTCGCCGTATCCATCTTCAACCGACCATCCGCCTGAAGCAACATGCTCGAACTTGCATCCAACAAAATAATGGCATTGGCAGGCGGCTTCTCCGGCTGCCTCATCCCATTCTCCGTAATCTCATAAGGTTCCGGCAGCAACGGCTCATCGAACTCCGGATAAAAAGTATTGAGCCGTCCCACTAACGGACCGTATTGGGAACTTCCGAGCAAGTATCGGAATCGGTCTAAAACGTCTTCGGAATTTTTCTCTTCTATTTTCCATGCCTTCATATCATCCAAGAAGTCTTCCCGAATCTCCGACGGCACCTCCTGGCTAGCCCACATGGAAGTCTCCTTGTCGACCGTGAAATCCGCTGTCAATAGACCCGGAGGAAGATCCGCCAACTCCTCCGCTGTCTCAGCCATTGCAATAGACGATTCCTTCGTCAAGGTACCCTCTTCAACTTCCACCTTCTCTTCCGGCTCCGCCGCTTGGTCCGCTTCTCCCCCTCCAGCGTCTTCCACAGGCGGCTGCACTTCCTGCCCCACTTCCTCTTTCGTGCATCCTGCGAGCAAAGCTGCCACGATAAGGAATGCCATCATTCTATTTTTCATCGAATCAAATCCCCTTCCGATTGTTCTTAACATAGCAAGTCGCAGTTCTTCCACTATACTTGATACGACTATACGGCCAGCCCACGGCAAGGTTTCAAAACACCAAAAAACCAGCCCTTCGGACGAGGAAGGACTGGTGCTATCGTATGAGAAAATTATGGAAGTCTATCTCTTATAAACTAAGAACTTTTTCCAAATGCTTAATAGTCGGCGTTAAATTTGCAAAAAAGTAGGCTTCACGCAATCGTCTCGCTGGGGCACTCGCTTGAAGATAAGCGGCACTTCCGTTGTGAAGCATGGCAGCCTGCACTGCTTCCAACGTCAAATAGGCCGCGGCGAGACGAACTTTAGCAATTTCCTTCCAATTGAGGGGTTCCTCCAAGATAAGGGAAAGTAGCTTCTGGCGCAATTCCTCCTCCCTCAATTGCAATTCCGGTGATTGGACACGCAAATGCTGATTGCAGCCGTTTTGCCGATTGGCCATTTTCTCGATCGAATGGACAGACGCATTTGTCACGCCGAACCCAAGCGGAATTTGATAGGCGATGAACGTCGGGCGAACTTCCGCCACAAACGCATTGGCATCTTCCGATAACACCCGATCGTCCGGAATGAACACCTCTTTAAATGTACAGCTGGACGTCGCACTGCCGTTCAACCCCAAGTAATCCATTTTTTCCTTGAACTTCAAACCGGGTGAATTGCAGGAGACGAATACCATGATCTGCTCGGTTTCATTCAGCCCGGCGATCGCTCCGAAAAAATGGTCCTTACCGAGATTGGATACGGAAGGAAGTACGCCGGATACCAAATAGCCGCCATCCTTGCGTTTCGCGGTCAGATGAAGGGATTCCAATCCCGCGTAGTGTTTCATCGGATTCGACAACCCGGTGGCCCCGAGCAAAGTTCCATCTTCCAGACTCGTCAACAGATCGGCTTTCAGCTTTTCATTGTCTGTCGTCCGGACATAGGTTAAAGCAGCGAGGTGGCACCACAGGCAAAATGCAGTCGTCATGCATGTTTTGGCAGTCTCGCCGACAAAGAACAATCCGTCCGCAAGCACTTCCGCTTGGGGACGGCCCCCAGATGACAACAGACCCGATTCGCCCAGCTTGCGAAGAAAGCTCTCCGCGTAAAAAGCATCTTGATCAATCTTTTTCACATATGGCTTCAGTTCCTGCGCAATCAATTCAGCAAGCACTTCCTGTTTTTCCATTACCATGGGCATGGTGCCACCTCCGCTTTATTTCCTAACTTGTTACTCGTTTTCTGTCAAGATTTCCGTTATGGAGTCGATCGGCGTTTGGACTGCTTCCCGTGCACGTTTGACAGCCGCTTCGTCCGGCGCATCATAGAAGCATAGACATTTCGACATATCCTCACAGACGTACGTTCTAGCAAATGATACTTCCGGCACTTCTTCGTAGTGGACGGAATTTTTCTTTTTCCGCGCTAAGTATTGATCCATTGTCAAGTCTTCCGGCAAGTTCCATTCGACCAAATAATTGACGAGATCTTTGTTTTGCTTCACGTTTTCCAAGTCATCTCCGACTAGACGGACATCTTTGACCAGTTCAACCGGAATCCCTGCTTCCTTCACGACGCTTGTAGCCGTTTCTTGGTCAGCCGACTCAACAATGAAGAACGAACGGGAGAAATCTTTAGACACTTGAATTTCAATCAGCGCTGATTGTTGAGCCCCAAGATTTTCTTGCAATTGTGCCGCTTTTTGATCCAAAGCCGCTTTCGAGTCCACAATCCCTTTTAAAGACGATTCGATTAAAAATAAGCCCATTTGAAAAACCTCTCTTTTCCTATCATTATTGTATGTTATACTAATCATATTAATCTAGTAGGTTAATAAAAGCAACCCACAAATACTGAAAGGACGAAATTAGAATGAAGCCACGATACAATCTACCTTGCAACATTGCTCAATCGCTCAATATTATTGGGGATCGCTGGACGCTGTTGATTGTCCATGAAATCTTAGTCGGTCGAACGACATTCAATGAAATCAAACAGGCCTTGAATGGACTGTCCGCCAACATGCTGTCCGAGCGGCTCAAAATGCTGGAAGCGGAAGGCCTTGTGCAATCCGAACTTTATTCGACCCACCCGCCACGTTATCACTATACGCTGACGACTAGCGGAGAAGCGCTTGAACATGTCTTTAACGCCCTGCTTCTATGGGGACGCGACCATTTGGAAACTTGTTATAAGAAACTCATCCATTCCGGGACGGGAGACGAAGTCGAAATCGGCTATTACTCCAAACGGACCGGGAAGCGCGTGGACGACCTGCGCGCCATCAGCATCGAAGACCCGTTGCTGCAAGAATCTTGATAGGGAGACCGCCAGCAATCGGCGGTCTTTTTACGTTGCCGGCGGCGTGCCGAAATGGCGGCCGACCCAATGCTCCAAAAACGTGATGAACCGATCCAGCACAAAACCGCTTAACCCGATGATGACAATTCCCGCCAATACATGATCGAGCTTTAATGTATTCCGGGCATCAATAATCAAATATCCAAGTCCTGATTGAGCTCCAACCATTTCTCCGGCAACGAGGAACACCCAAGCCGTCCCGAGCGCCAAGTGCAGGCCATTCATAATGGAAGGAAAGGCTGCCGGGAAAATGATTTTATACATGAGCGGCCATTTGCGAATCTCCATATTTTCGGCGATTTTCAAATAATCCTGATCGATTTTCCGGACGCCCGACACTGTCGTCAACAAAACCGGGAAAAAGGCGGCGATGAAAATGATCGCAATAGCTGGCATATTCCCGATTCCAAACCAAAGAACAATGAAGGGCGACCAAGCGACCGGGGACACCGGGCGCAGCACTTGGACGACTGGATCAACAATCTGCCAAGCCCGCGGCATCCTCCCGAGGAGCATACCAAGCAGGATGGCGGGGACTATGGCGAGCAAATACCCCGCCGCAAACCGTCCTAGGCTGACCCGCAAATGTTCGAACAATGTGCCGTCCA is drawn from Sporosarcina sp. FSL W7-1349 and contains these coding sequences:
- a CDS encoding NAD(P)/FAD-dependent oxidoreductase, whose amino-acid sequence is MDFHMGSLYWRTTVEKGLPPFRQPVPAAYYDIAIVGGGISGALCAYILSQEGLQVALIEEKEIGHGSTSANTGLLQYSNDIMLHELMEQIGNDPAVRFYKACEAAIGQLEIVAASLPLDVQFRSRSSLYYASTEDDVPRLRKEWQALRQYGFSAEYWTPAEVESAFPFSKAGAIITHGDAEVNPLRLCRGAVRYAEEQGVHIYENTRVLEIHSPKEEVRLETTNGEMRAGKVVFTTGYTTFPCLDHGKEKLNRTFAMATKPMEDVSTWKERMMIWETERPYLYTRLTEDDRIIIGGLDEEISSLLHNRSVLHSKGEQLKRKLEDLFPEMPIEIDHIWAAMFGESTDNLPLIGRHPKFPRLLYLIGLGGNGTVYSMLGARLIRDLLAGIPNDLTDIVRLDR
- a CDS encoding VWA domain-containing protein, which produces MKNRMMAFLIVAALLAGCTKEEVGQEVQPPVEDAGGGEADQAAEPEEKVEVEEGTLTKESSIAMAETAEELADLPPGLLTADFTVDKETSMWASQEVPSEIREDFLDDMKAWKIEEKNSEDVLDRFRYLLGSSQYGPLVGRLNTFYPEFDEPLLPEPYEITENGMRQPEKPPANAIILLDASSSMLLQADGRLKMDTAKAAVRSFAKTMGQESKVSLYIYGHAGSQNRSDEQLSCSTIDEVYLLGEYDQKAFNAAVKEVQARGWTPLAGAIKQVGLDHEKTSEDLTVYIVSDGEETCGGDPVEEARKMAEGNPDRHINVIGFQVDSKAESQLKAVAEAGNGAYMAADNLEEMTTQITKLWLPTNLDLVGLMYEKADAWPKTMAIQTVSDYAEKARDAVRVEHVRFLGAVKLLSQEELIDGQTAEELNRLIDEQKEFYNEMLEEKKVEKRQLIDDEVNRINQKIDDYLERIEKLKKEQ
- a CDS encoding acyl-CoA dehydrogenase → MPMVMEKQEVLAELIAQELKPYVKKIDQDAFYAESFLRKLGESGLLSSGGRPQAEVLADGLFFVGETAKTCMTTAFCLWCHLAALTYVRTTDNEKLKADLLTSLEDGTLLGATGLSNPMKHYAGLESLHLTAKRKDGGYLVSGVLPSVSNLGKDHFFGAIAGLNETEQIMVFVSCNSPGLKFKEKMDYLGLNGSATSSCTFKEVFIPDDRVLSEDANAFVAEVRPTFIAYQIPLGFGVTNASVHSIEKMANRQNGCNQHLRVQSPELQLREEELRQKLLSLILEEPLNWKEIAKVRLAAAYLTLEAVQAAMLHNGSAAYLQASAPARRLREAYFFANLTPTIKHLEKVLSL
- a CDS encoding DUF4242 domain-containing protein, yielding MGLFLIESSLKGIVDSKAALDQKAAQLQENLGAQQSALIEIQVSKDFSRSFFIVESADQETATSVVKEAGIPVELVKDVRLVGDDLENVKQNKDLVNYLVEWNLPEDLTMDQYLARKKKNSVHYEEVPEVSFARTYVCEDMSKCLCFYDAPDEAAVKRAREAVQTPIDSITEILTENE
- a CDS encoding winged helix-turn-helix transcriptional regulator, giving the protein MKPRYNLPCNIAQSLNIIGDRWTLLIVHEILVGRTTFNEIKQALNGLSANMLSERLKMLEAEGLVQSELYSTHPPRYHYTLTTSGEALEHVFNALLLWGRDHLETCYKKLIHSGTGDEVEIGYYSKRTGKRVDDLRAISIEDPLLQES
- a CDS encoding ABC transporter permease — translated: MGWLRKTSNFIIGMVLLVIVWQGIIWIGGYEEALFPSPLTVAHAISTLFVDGTLFEHLRVSLGRFAAGYLLAIVPAILLGMLLGRMPRAWQIVDPVVQVLRPVSPVAWSPFIVLWFGIGNMPAIAIIFIAAFFPVLLTTVSGVRKIDQDYLKIAENMEIRKWPLMYKIIFPAAFPSIMNGLHLALGTAWVFLVAGEMVGAQSGLGYLIIDARNTLKLDHVLAGIVIIGLSGFVLDRFITFLEHWVGRHFGTPPAT